The proteins below come from a single Prolixibacter sp. NT017 genomic window:
- a CDS encoding SusC/RagA family TonB-linked outer membrane protein produces the protein MKKKRKLHALLWRTVLLVLFFPAAGFSPLPALAQENNLSGVLGIISREGYRSITGTVTDTQGQSLPGVSIQIKNTAIGTITDAEGNYRFAHVPENSVLVFSFIGMQKQEIPVKGKTVVNVAMREGTVDLEEIVAVGYGTMKRSDIATAITSLKPAEFNRAGNRDVRSLLEGKIAGLTVTRTGGSSPTEGVAIQLRGVVSVNGSRSPLVVIDGIPGGNVDLLRPEDIESIEVLKDGSAAAIYGSSANAGVILITTKKGTQGATRVEYATFVTRYYQKNTPDFLDAGQFRAAMAGLGYDESAYDRGGNTDMYNAIIDDENLSQSHNLSVSGGNNNTVYRASVYYNNLNGIALDNEREQYGARMSLQTKGFGDMLTFQSNLATNYNNMNMLGNEGWEAAARANPTNPMYNPDGTFYEDMASDENKYARLHQQKYKRLQETTSLDAKVILEPLTDLKLSAFVSIQRDNYNNNVYYDKASRVSVNSFNGDGYAYKSSYVNTQQAFEPTVEYTTVLSDWHKLNAVGGYSYRYRVEESFDASNKGFLNDASQENDLGAGSYLVDGKAGMGSYKGDETLVAFFGRINYVFADRYVAQVSYRREGSSKFGANNKWGNFPAASVAWNVTNEEFMKNVPVLSNLKLRLGYGVTGNSGIGPYQSLATIGTGGYYLSDDGSWIQTYGPSRNPNANLKWETKKEWNLGVDAGVLNNRVTAAVDLYKRKTDDLLMTGVTSAIPANIHSTYTTNIGVISSKGIEVTLNTIPVSGKDFTWKADLAGSHTFSNTLDKFSSNAADYIEFGGIGGYGALGNAVRLYEGSDVGDFYGKRFAGFDESGEWLFRNKEGEKVSGGEITEEDKTVIGNGMPKYYLSFSNYFTYKNFDLSVSFMGKFGFDILNRQKLAYGNLKTLASGYNVLTEAVESGFNASYQYSDYYLENGSYVKLDNITLGYSFRGHRPNVPSLRVYATARDLFTITGYSGETPELNDTGLSPGMAAYVGTPVTRSFTLGLNVQF, from the coding sequence ATGAAAAAGAAAAGAAAATTACACGCCTTGTTATGGCGAACCGTCCTGCTGGTGCTGTTTTTCCCGGCAGCCGGTTTTAGCCCGTTGCCGGCCTTGGCGCAGGAGAATAACCTAAGCGGGGTACTGGGCATCATCAGCCGGGAAGGGTACCGGAGTATCACCGGTACGGTAACCGATACCCAGGGGCAGTCCCTGCCCGGCGTGAGTATCCAAATAAAAAATACGGCCATCGGGACCATCACTGATGCCGAAGGGAATTACCGCTTCGCTCATGTCCCTGAGAATAGCGTATTGGTCTTCTCGTTTATTGGGATGCAGAAACAGGAGATTCCTGTGAAGGGAAAAACCGTTGTGAATGTCGCCATGCGCGAAGGCACGGTCGACCTCGAAGAGATTGTGGCCGTGGGGTACGGTACCATGAAGCGGTCGGATATCGCCACCGCCATCACCTCTCTGAAACCGGCTGAGTTCAACCGGGCTGGAAACCGCGATGTGCGCTCGCTGCTCGAAGGCAAGATTGCCGGCCTGACCGTTACCCGGACCGGCGGCAGTTCACCCACCGAGGGCGTGGCCATCCAGCTGCGGGGCGTTGTTTCGGTGAACGGAAGCCGGTCGCCACTGGTGGTCATCGACGGGATTCCGGGCGGCAATGTCGATCTGCTGCGGCCCGAAGACATCGAATCGATAGAGGTGCTGAAGGACGGTTCGGCTGCTGCCATCTACGGTTCGAGCGCCAATGCAGGCGTCATCCTGATCACTACCAAAAAGGGAACACAGGGCGCGACCCGGGTGGAGTACGCTACGTTTGTTACGCGGTACTATCAAAAGAACACCCCCGATTTCCTGGATGCCGGCCAGTTCCGGGCAGCCATGGCCGGCCTGGGGTACGATGAATCGGCCTACGACCGGGGCGGCAACACCGACATGTACAACGCCATCATCGACGACGAGAACCTGTCGCAAAGCCATAACCTGTCGGTTTCGGGCGGAAATAACAATACCGTGTACCGGGCATCGGTGTATTACAACAACCTGAACGGCATTGCGCTGGACAACGAGCGGGAACAGTACGGCGCCAGGATGTCGCTGCAGACAAAGGGGTTTGGCGATATGCTGACTTTCCAGTCGAACCTGGCCACTAACTACAACAACATGAATATGCTGGGTAACGAAGGATGGGAAGCGGCCGCCAGGGCCAACCCGACCAACCCGATGTACAACCCCGATGGCACCTTTTACGAAGACATGGCGTCGGACGAGAATAAATATGCCCGGTTGCACCAGCAGAAGTACAAACGCCTGCAGGAAACCACTTCGCTGGACGCCAAAGTCATCCTCGAACCGCTGACCGATCTGAAACTCTCGGCTTTCGTCAGTATCCAACGCGACAACTATAATAATAATGTATACTACGACAAGGCTTCCCGGGTGTCGGTCAACAGTTTCAACGGCGACGGGTACGCTTACAAAAGCTCGTATGTGAACACCCAACAGGCTTTCGAACCAACGGTTGAATACACCACTGTGCTGTCCGACTGGCACAAGTTGAACGCCGTCGGCGGGTACAGTTACCGTTACCGGGTGGAAGAAAGCTTCGATGCCTCCAACAAAGGGTTCCTGAACGATGCCAGCCAGGAGAACGACCTGGGCGCGGGGAGTTACCTGGTGGACGGAAAAGCCGGCATGGGCAGCTACAAGGGAGACGAAACACTGGTTGCCTTTTTCGGACGTATCAATTATGTGTTCGCCGACCGCTATGTGGCGCAGGTTTCCTACCGCCGGGAGGGTTCATCCAAGTTCGGGGCCAATAACAAATGGGGAAATTTCCCGGCCGCGTCGGTTGCCTGGAACGTGACCAACGAAGAGTTTATGAAGAATGTGCCGGTGCTGTCGAACCTGAAACTGCGGCTGGGGTATGGCGTTACCGGGAATTCGGGCATCGGTCCCTACCAGTCGCTGGCCACCATCGGTACCGGTGGTTATTACCTGAGCGACGACGGCTCGTGGATACAGACGTACGGGCCCAGCCGGAACCCCAATGCCAACCTGAAATGGGAAACCAAGAAGGAGTGGAACCTGGGCGTCGATGCCGGGGTGTTGAATAACCGGGTGACCGCCGCGGTCGACCTGTACAAACGGAAGACGGACGATTTGCTGATGACCGGGGTCACTTCGGCCATCCCGGCCAACATCCACTCTACTTATACCACCAACATCGGGGTTATTTCCAGTAAGGGGATAGAGGTGACACTCAATACCATTCCGGTTTCCGGGAAAGATTTCACCTGGAAAGCCGACCTGGCGGGGAGCCACACCTTCTCGAACACCCTCGACAAGTTCTCGAGCAATGCAGCCGACTACATCGAGTTTGGCGGCATTGGCGGGTACGGTGCCCTGGGGAATGCCGTGCGCCTGTATGAAGGATCGGACGTGGGCGATTTCTACGGGAAACGTTTTGCCGGCTTCGACGAAAGCGGCGAGTGGCTGTTCCGGAACAAGGAAGGAGAGAAAGTGAGCGGAGGGGAAATCACCGAAGAGGATAAAACGGTGATTGGAAACGGAATGCCGAAGTATTACCTCTCTTTCTCCAACTACTTTACCTACAAAAACTTTGACCTGTCGGTTTCCTTCATGGGAAAATTCGGGTTCGACATCCTGAACCGGCAGAAGCTGGCCTATGGGAACCTGAAAACGCTGGCTTCGGGGTATAATGTACTGACCGAAGCGGTCGAATCGGGCTTCAATGCCTCTTACCAGTATTCCGATTACTACCTGGAGAACGGGAGCTACGTAAAGCTCGACAACATCACGCTCGGGTATTCTTTCCGGGGCCATCGCCCCAACGTTCCGTCGCTGAGAGTGTATGCGACGGCAAGGGACCTGTTTACCATCACCGGGTACTCCGGTGAAACGCCCGAGCTGAACGATACGGGCCTGTCACCCGGTATGGCCGCCTATGTCGGTACCCCGGTTACCCGGAGTTTCACACTCGGTTTAAATGTTCAATTTTAA
- a CDS encoding type II toxin-antitoxin system RelE/ParE family toxin, with product MESPKVRSVFLFKDYFTDFYEKQRRKVKEKILWTLKLIETIQQVPEDYLKYLEDTDGLYEIRVKQGSNIFRIFCCFDEGQLIVLFHGFQKKTRKTPRKEIERALRIKAEYEKERGKK from the coding sequence ATGGAAAGTCCCAAAGTAAGGTCGGTCTTCTTATTCAAAGATTATTTTACTGATTTTTATGAAAAACAGCGACGCAAGGTAAAGGAGAAAATTCTCTGGACATTAAAACTGATCGAAACGATCCAGCAAGTTCCGGAAGATTATTTAAAGTACCTGGAAGATACAGACGGACTTTATGAAATAAGGGTAAAACAGGGAAGCAATATCTTCCGTATATTCTGTTGTTTTGATGAAGGACAACTCATTGTGCTCTTTCATGGATTTCAGAAGAAAACAAGAAAGACGCCGAGAAAGGAAATAGAGAGAGCATTAAGGATAAAAGCCGAGTATGAAAAAGAAAGAGGAAAAAAGTAG
- a CDS encoding helix-turn-helix domain-containing protein yields MKKKEEKSSMKSLDQFVDEQYGKKGTEKREKFERGFEEFKLGVLIRQIRLEKGLTQEQLAERAGTNKGYISKVENDVKDVRLSTLRRIIEQGLGGHLDLSIKI; encoded by the coding sequence ATGAAAAAGAAAGAGGAAAAAAGTAGCATGAAGTCACTCGACCAGTTTGTCGATGAACAATACGGCAAAAAAGGAACGGAAAAAAGAGAGAAGTTTGAACGCGGTTTCGAAGAATTCAAACTGGGAGTTCTTATCCGGCAAATTAGGCTCGAGAAAGGACTTACGCAGGAACAACTGGCAGAGAGAGCCGGTACCAACAAGGGATATATATCGAAAGTAGAAAATGATGTGAAAGATGTCCGGCTCTCGACATTACGGAGAATTATCGAGCAAGGGCTGGGAGGACACCTCGACCTTTCGATAAAAATATAA
- a CDS encoding helix-turn-helix domain-containing protein, with protein MDIMDTARYNIKKHRELKGLRQQDMADKLSMNIRTYQNLENGETKLDLERLAQIAEILETPMEELIRQDGIFIHQEVKEAGSGSGFGTGNIYNYGIEKETLEKLFAAKDGEIATLKEEIKYLKDKIDQLLELVGKK; from the coding sequence ATGGATATTATGGATACTGCCCGCTACAACATCAAAAAGCACCGCGAACTGAAAGGCTTGCGCCAACAGGATATGGCCGACAAGCTGAGCATGAACATCCGGACTTACCAAAACCTGGAAAACGGCGAAACCAAACTCGATCTGGAACGATTGGCTCAAATTGCAGAAATATTAGAAACGCCAATGGAAGAACTAATAAGACAAGACGGCATCTTTATACATCAGGAAGTTAAAGAGGCAGGTAGTGGTTCAGGCTTTGGCACTGGTAATATCTATAACTACGGAATTGAAAAAGAAACGTTAGAGAAACTATTTGCTGCGAAAGATGGTGAAATTGCAACCCTAAAAGAGGAAATCAAATACTTAAAAGACAAGATTGACCAGTTATTGGAGCTGGTCGGCAAAAAATAA
- a CDS encoding DEAD/DEAH box helicase: MNNNSLFYNHIEENDINRQVINEIAKYAEENRHQQIYLLTAPLGEKYHYQYEKDVIVILSPKHKIIFLDLSNNGKDFEIFYEDFVEDLNSISDKYNYKEHIGRPRDWKREITAKEVINTEFDVDDLFEKHKLSNDLQRKCELLISLLIGSINDIEKIGAEVPATLLEKVKRNIILFDGDQTRFIYKDFHNKTVAIQGLSGTGKTELLLHKLKELYISDDNSKIFFTCHNIALANTLKERIPSFFNFMKVEKQIEWNSRLWVDRAWGTQKDKNSGLYSYLCHFYNVPFLRYSPITDYERIFNQVFEHINQIEEDEFEFAFDYILIDERQDFPKVFFELCEKIAREKVYVAGDIFQDIFENTKDTELEVDVILNRCYRTDPRTLMFAHAIGMGLFEEKKLNWFEDKYWEAIGYNMTRHKGRELHLSREPIRRFEDLDLSNTQSMIIEGQGSTHTTHILRILKNIQSENPTVSPSDIAIIILDDNRRIYEYIDSLCYSINEQLGWKVNRAYESKTKEENSLYITNPNNVKGLEFPFVICVTAYIKDSYRYRNILYTMLTRSFIQSYLLVENNHGLKFQQEGLETINEKRYIKTIEPTGEEKEEIRKTLITLHSESSMSYKEFLNLIFRELKIKTSCREKLEKALLQAEIEKFDKDKTIKFINANKEFYCK; this comes from the coding sequence ATGAACAATAACAGCTTGTTTTATAATCACATTGAAGAAAACGACATTAACAGACAGGTTATTAATGAAATCGCAAAATACGCAGAAGAAAATCGCCATCAGCAAATTTACCTTTTAACTGCACCTTTGGGAGAAAAGTATCATTACCAATATGAGAAAGATGTCATTGTAATACTCTCTCCTAAGCATAAAATAATATTTCTTGACTTGTCAAATAATGGAAAAGATTTTGAGATCTTCTATGAAGATTTTGTTGAGGATTTGAATTCTATTTCTGATAAGTATAATTATAAAGAACATATTGGTAGGCCACGAGATTGGAAAAGGGAAATAACAGCTAAAGAAGTAATTAATACTGAATTTGATGTTGATGATTTATTTGAGAAGCACAAATTAAGTAATGACTTACAAAGAAAATGCGAACTATTGATCTCATTATTGATTGGAAGCATAAATGACATAGAAAAAATTGGTGCTGAAGTTCCAGCAACTCTTCTTGAAAAGGTAAAAAGGAACATCATCTTGTTTGATGGAGATCAAACAAGATTTATTTATAAAGATTTTCACAATAAAACAGTCGCAATACAAGGTCTGTCTGGAACGGGAAAAACAGAATTATTACTACATAAACTAAAAGAACTTTATATATCAGATGACAATTCTAAAATATTTTTTACTTGTCACAACATTGCATTAGCCAACACCTTAAAAGAAAGAATTCCCTCCTTTTTCAATTTCATGAAAGTCGAAAAACAAATAGAATGGAATTCAAGATTATGGGTTGACAGAGCCTGGGGTACACAAAAAGATAAGAATTCAGGCCTATACAGCTATTTATGTCATTTTTACAATGTCCCTTTTCTTAGATATAGCCCAATTACTGATTACGAAAGAATCTTCAACCAAGTATTCGAGCATATAAATCAAATTGAAGAAGATGAGTTTGAGTTTGCATTTGATTACATCCTGATTGATGAGAGGCAAGATTTTCCAAAAGTATTTTTTGAATTATGTGAGAAAATTGCAAGAGAAAAGGTATATGTCGCTGGAGATATTTTTCAAGATATTTTTGAAAATACAAAAGACACAGAACTAGAAGTAGATGTCATCTTAAATAGGTGCTATAGGACAGATCCAAGAACGCTTATGTTTGCCCATGCGATTGGCATGGGGCTTTTTGAAGAAAAAAAATTGAATTGGTTTGAAGATAAATACTGGGAAGCAATAGGTTATAATATGACCAGACATAAGGGAAGAGAGTTACACCTATCTCGTGAGCCAATAAGAAGGTTTGAGGATTTAGACTTATCAAACACACAAAGTATGATCATTGAAGGTCAAGGTTCGACTCACACTACACATATATTACGTATTCTTAAAAATATACAAAGCGAAAACCCCACCGTTTCTCCAAGCGATATTGCCATCATCATTCTAGATGATAACAGGAGAATTTATGAATATATCGATTCCTTATGTTACAGCATTAATGAACAATTAGGCTGGAAGGTGAATAGAGCTTATGAATCAAAGACAAAAGAAGAAAACTCGTTATACATAACAAATCCTAATAATGTGAAAGGCTTGGAGTTTCCCTTTGTGATTTGTGTTACTGCATATATCAAGGATAGTTATAGATATAGGAATATATTATACACAATGCTTACAAGATCATTTATTCAGTCCTACCTCCTTGTCGAGAATAATCATGGACTTAAATTCCAACAAGAAGGTTTAGAAACAATAAACGAAAAAAGGTACATAAAGACTATTGAACCGACCGGTGAGGAAAAAGAAGAAATAAGAAAGACGTTAATTACTCTGCACAGTGAATCCAGTATGTCTTATAAGGAATTCTTAAATCTCATTTTTAGAGAGTTAAAGATTAAAACCAGTTGTAGGGAAAAGCTCGAAAAAGCATTACTCCAAGCTGAAATAGAAAAATTTGACAAAGACAAAACGATAAAGTTTATCAATGCAAATAAAGAGTTTTATTGTAAATGA
- a CDS encoding DEAD/DEAH box helicase gives MSMNLLFQEQQVDLDFDQSFNQSLYKNKLIYHIGKERGVLHKYDHRDYKGYEFVSISGCKYFLSTLKSKYPDNYDAVFFVDVEKYPRLTLDVLSTCEKKILKAKFPEPSQVQTSWDEVFSYKKEDVNTLGEAIKGLRPPQIGALHAVQAHWSISKSAAIVVMPTGTGKTETMLCLTIAEKLNKVLVIVPSDSLRTQISDKFSKLGILKDDDFKIVSKDALNPVVGILSSAFKDLNQAQKFYRKCNILIATNSVLTKCKKNDPQIFDFITNTSNCLFVDEAHHCEATTWDNIALKFVHQRKPVLKFTATPFRNDKKRLKGTTIYNYPLSLAQRDGSFKEINFVPVIEFNDKKVHQLIATRAVDQLKKDIQEKYDHVLMARVDDIKKAEEVFEIYKQYYEFNPVLIHSKTEKKDEILERIKSGQHKIIVCVNMLGEGFDLPELKICALHVIHKNITTSIQFFGRFTRSSNKNVGTATIIANIGDNKLKDNLLKKLYAKDADWNRILRISNEGNVEDLNKEETFFQKFIENEIPYKIPLRNITPALSTVVYQVNYTSPSWRPERHKEFFEKKKSQSVFALHEEKNLLVIISRSQTSVKWGIIDDLINNIYDLFIVYFNPAQKLLFINSSNNSSLYEELAKRIIGEQINLINEADIYKSLHEVEQLELFNLGVKPISEESISYTQLFGRNVGEALDDITRKTKSSANLFGKGFSDGERMTIGCSSKGRVWSRMIKTIPEFCDWCDGIGQKLINSDINVENIFQFIAKPLRVPPFPKEAKPISIMWNDEMFYSDSDFYINGHSFHNYKINLDVDKSQSNELYFSISDSLGLSSEYKLVLEENKRTKGYYYNKIAGYDLTFSFGRNESLSVQDFFGDFPPIIRFADSSKMYNDIFFEFKYQNEAFNIERIVTKDWIAMGVDITKESQFNKSKTVLREDSIQYRMIKELENDEDYKIIFDDDDKDEVSDIIGIKYFENSYSKIIFDLYHCKFSKKDTPGARIDDLYTVCGQAQRSFHWKHKIENLVHHIQERENHRINKDKPTRFSKGGYDELFIVQKMVESGMCNIQFNIFIVQPGVSKMKISEEQLKLLGATDMLLKNTGNEFSVIISE, from the coding sequence ATGAGTATGAACCTCCTTTTTCAAGAACAACAGGTTGATTTGGATTTCGATCAGTCTTTTAATCAATCACTGTATAAGAATAAGTTAATTTACCACATTGGTAAGGAGAGGGGAGTTCTGCATAAGTACGATCACCGTGATTACAAAGGGTATGAGTTTGTTTCCATAAGCGGATGCAAATACTTCCTTTCAACATTAAAAAGTAAATATCCGGACAATTATGATGCTGTTTTCTTTGTAGATGTAGAGAAGTATCCAAGACTTACTTTGGATGTATTATCTACCTGTGAAAAGAAGATTCTAAAAGCCAAATTTCCCGAACCATCACAAGTGCAGACTTCATGGGACGAAGTTTTTAGCTACAAAAAAGAAGATGTTAATACACTGGGCGAAGCAATTAAAGGACTACGTCCACCACAAATAGGTGCATTACATGCTGTTCAGGCTCATTGGAGTATTTCTAAAAGTGCTGCAATTGTAGTTATGCCAACAGGTACAGGCAAAACCGAGACTATGCTTTGTCTTACAATTGCTGAAAAATTAAATAAAGTTTTGGTAATTGTTCCTTCTGATTCTTTGAGAACTCAAATATCAGACAAATTCAGCAAACTTGGGATATTGAAAGATGATGATTTTAAAATTGTATCAAAAGACGCTTTGAATCCGGTAGTTGGAATTTTGTCTTCAGCTTTTAAGGATTTAAATCAGGCACAGAAATTTTATCGGAAGTGTAATATCTTAATTGCAACTAACTCAGTACTCACTAAATGCAAAAAGAATGATCCGCAAATTTTTGATTTTATCACGAATACCTCGAACTGTTTGTTTGTTGATGAGGCACATCATTGTGAGGCGACTACCTGGGACAATATAGCATTGAAGTTTGTCCATCAAAGGAAACCTGTTTTAAAATTTACAGCTACACCTTTTAGAAATGATAAGAAAAGGCTTAAGGGAACAACCATCTATAACTATCCATTGTCATTGGCACAACGAGACGGTTCTTTTAAAGAGATAAACTTTGTCCCGGTGATTGAATTCAATGACAAAAAAGTACATCAATTAATCGCAACCAGAGCCGTAGATCAGTTAAAGAAAGACATTCAAGAGAAATACGATCACGTATTAATGGCAAGAGTTGATGATATTAAAAAAGCTGAAGAGGTATTTGAAATTTACAAGCAGTACTATGAATTTAATCCGGTCTTGATACATAGTAAAACCGAAAAGAAAGATGAAATACTGGAAAGAATCAAATCAGGGCAGCACAAAATAATTGTTTGTGTTAACATGCTTGGCGAAGGTTTTGACTTACCTGAGCTAAAAATTTGTGCTTTACATGTCATACACAAAAACATTACAACATCAATACAATTCTTTGGTCGATTTACCCGAAGCTCAAATAAGAATGTTGGTACTGCAACCATAATTGCCAATATTGGAGACAATAAACTAAAAGATAATCTGCTTAAAAAGTTATATGCAAAAGATGCAGACTGGAACAGAATTTTAAGAATATCAAACGAAGGAAATGTTGAAGACTTAAATAAGGAAGAAACATTCTTCCAAAAATTCATCGAAAATGAAATCCCATATAAAATTCCACTGCGCAATATTACTCCTGCATTAAGCACTGTTGTATATCAGGTTAATTACACTAGTCCATCATGGAGACCGGAAAGACACAAAGAATTTTTTGAAAAGAAAAAATCTCAATCAGTATTCGCTCTGCACGAAGAAAAGAACCTTCTAGTAATAATCAGTCGAAGTCAGACATCTGTAAAATGGGGAATTATTGACGACTTAATCAATAACATTTATGACTTATTTATTGTATATTTTAATCCCGCACAAAAATTATTATTTATAAACAGTTCCAATAACAGTAGTCTTTACGAAGAGCTGGCAAAACGAATAATTGGTGAGCAGATAAATCTTATCAATGAAGCTGATATTTATAAATCACTTCATGAGGTTGAGCAATTGGAATTATTTAATCTGGGTGTAAAACCCATTTCGGAAGAGTCAATAAGTTATACGCAACTTTTCGGTAGAAATGTGGGCGAAGCTCTAGATGATATTACACGTAAAACAAAATCAAGCGCAAACCTTTTTGGGAAAGGATTCTCTGATGGGGAGAGAATGACGATTGGATGCTCCTCAAAAGGTCGAGTTTGGTCCAGAATGATTAAAACAATACCTGAATTTTGTGATTGGTGTGACGGTATTGGACAAAAATTAATCAACTCAGATATTAATGTTGAAAATATATTTCAGTTCATTGCAAAACCTTTAAGAGTACCACCATTCCCAAAGGAAGCAAAGCCAATTTCTATTATGTGGAATGATGAAATGTTCTATAGTGATTCTGATTTTTATATCAATGGACATTCTTTTCATAACTATAAAATCAATCTTGATGTTGATAAATCCCAAAGCAATGAACTATACTTTTCAATCTCTGACTCATTAGGTTTGTCTTCCGAATACAAGTTGGTTTTAGAGGAAAATAAAAGGACAAAGGGATATTATTACAACAAGATAGCTGGATACGATTTGACCTTTTCATTTGGCAGAAATGAAAGTTTAAGCGTTCAAGACTTTTTTGGTGATTTTCCACCAATTATTCGATTTGCCGATTCTTCGAAAATGTACAACGATATTTTCTTTGAATTTAAATATCAAAATGAAGCATTTAACATCGAACGAATTGTTACTAAAGATTGGATTGCAATGGGTGTTGATATTACCAAAGAGTCACAATTCAACAAGTCAAAAACAGTTTTACGGGAAGATTCAATCCAGTATCGGATGATTAAGGAGTTAGAAAATGATGAGGACTACAAAATAATTTTTGACGATGACGATAAGGACGAGGTAAGTGATATTATTGGCATCAAATATTTTGAGAATAGTTATTCAAAAATAATTTTCGATCTATATCATTGTAAATTTTCAAAGAAGGATACGCCGGGAGCGAGGATTGATGATTTATATACTGTCTGTGGTCAAGCACAACGTAGCTTCCATTGGAAGCACAAAATAGAGAATCTGGTTCATCATATTCAAGAACGGGAAAATCATAGAATAAATAAAGACAAACCAACTCGTTTTTCCAAAGGTGGTTATGATGAGTTGTTCATAGTCCAAAAAATGGTTGAATCAGGAATGTGCAATATTCAATTCAATATTTTTATTGTTCAGCCGGGGGTATCCAAGATGAAGATTTCTGAAGAGCAGTTAAAGTTATTAGGAGCAACAGATATGTTACTTAAAAATACTGGAAATGAATTCAGTGTAATTATTAGTGAATAA
- a CDS encoding peptidoglycan-binding protein, whose protein sequence is MNTNYIKALRNVFLAVVSPLVTTKTATPNNTQPDNINESDILANATTTRSKSPMLLLKPSSDGSSWDFSGHYSHRSHASHASHRSHYSSSYSSPSSSGSSSSSYSTGNSYSTKTVYKYNYTPIIRGSSSSNVSGTSGITLSHPHYSLGDRTIEPNFEGHDVTELVIILKKKGYITIEGDTTPTGELKYEGVLIKAVREFQGDYGLPKDGIVGPKTVKALKK, encoded by the coding sequence ATGAATACAAACTACATCAAAGCACTGCGCAATGTGTTCTTAGCGGTTGTTTCGCCCTTGGTAACCACTAAAACGGCTACGCCGAACAACACGCAACCTGATAACATAAATGAATCGGATATACTCGCCAATGCCACAACAACCCGGAGTAAGTCTCCTATGCTGTTATTAAAACCATCTTCTGATGGAAGCAGCTGGGATTTTTCGGGACATTACAGTCACCGGTCACATGCGTCCCACGCCTCACACCGCTCCCACTATTCCAGCTCCTACTCCTCTCCGTCAAGTTCCGGTTCAAGCTCTTCATCTTACAGCACCGGTAATTCCTACTCTACCAAAACGGTTTACAAATACAACTATACACCAATTATCAGAGGAAGTAGTTCCTCAAACGTGTCAGGGACCAGTGGAATTACATTATCTCATCCTCACTATTCGCTCGGAGATCGAACCATTGAACCCAATTTTGAAGGACACGATGTCACTGAACTGGTTATCATTCTGAAAAAGAAGGGATACATCACCATCGAAGGTGATACAACGCCCACAGGCGAATTGAAATACGAAGGTGTCTTAATTAAGGCTGTTCGTGAATTCCAGGGTGACTATGGATTGCCCAAAGATGGAATAGTCGGCCCGAAAACCGTTAAAGCACTAAAGAAATAA
- the hxsD gene encoding His-Xaa-Ser system protein HxsD — MIIQIDASVYDEVVLHKALYWLGKDFISEVTHHNGIYEVKLTKRNGELFTEDELRSTEAKFRQSLVDYKTRSVVLSETKNVRDLIIMKAFFHFSNEEINFDELLTSEL; from the coding sequence ATGATTATTCAAATAGATGCTTCAGTCTATGACGAAGTAGTCCTTCATAAAGCATTGTACTGGCTGGGGAAAGATTTCATTTCGGAAGTGACTCACCATAACGGAATTTATGAAGTGAAACTCACCAAACGAAATGGAGAGCTATTCACAGAAGACGAACTACGTTCAACGGAAGCAAAATTTCGCCAATCGTTGGTCGATTACAAAACCCGTTCGGTGGTTCTCTCCGAAACAAAAAACGTCAGGGATTTGATTATCATGAAGGCATTCTTTCATTTCTCCAATGAGGAAATCAATTTTGATGAGCTTTTAACTTCCGAATTGTGA